The Daphnia pulex isolate KAP4 chromosome 6, ASM2113471v1 genome contains the following window.
GTCGGTCGTCGAATATGTGTCCGACTCTCGATGCGGATGATTTTTGACTTGCTCCGACGGCCCGGACGGCGTTTAAATAAAAGCCGGCGACGGTGGCGCTGAAGGGCGGTGGCGTCGATCAACTGGGGCCGCCGTCCCCAACGAACGAATCGTCCGGGACCGGCCCCCTTCCCTTgccctccctctctctctctgctcctATATACGTATACtccacttcttttctttttctaccccACTCTCTTGCGTGTAGCCAAGTGACGTAAGCactcctcctctttctctgCTGCCTCTCATTCTCTTCTTATTTACATAGATAATCAATTTCGATACAAATCCCCTCCCAGCTTTTTAAATCGTGCGGGTCTGCGACCTTATGTAACTCCGCCTCCCATTCAAAGCAAATAGGCCTATCAGTCGTTGCACACGTCTGGCTAGGTGTCGGCACCACCACACGCCACAGGTTGCCGACTCGAAAAGCTGAAGAATCCGGCGGACGTGAACGAGAGTCTgagagaaacaagaagaatgaGCATGCGAGGATTTTGTGGGAACTATTAGAGGGATGCCCCCTTTTTATATTGGATTCCGTTGCACAGTATCTATCTACGACATTGGGTGTGTTATAATGGTTGACCCTTTGGATGGGGCTCCGATATCTCTCGCGCCATATAAACCAACCAACCCGACCAGACGTTAGTACATATACGTGATAACTCGATCGAACTGGTTACACTAGACACTGCGGGACCATTAGTGGAGTGTGATCACGCGGCTGAAACTGCTGCCCGTCGCTTGCTTCACACATACGTGGgaacggtttttttttgttttgttttatattataaCAAAATCTTGGATCacacttttaaattttattactttgtttttttcctatttcttcatTCGCCCTTCTCTCGGCCATCGTCATCAAATGGGTCAATGTTGTCCATTTCAATTTATAATCcggcgggaaaaaaataaataaaataaaagcggtgggttgaagaagaaataaatagatGTAGTGTATTCATAAGGAGAGCTCTCTATTTGATCGTTTGCGACTATATCAGAGAGCAgccgagtgagagagagagagagagagaagggggtcGAGGATGTCGTATGCTGCTATATCGGTCGTCTATATCGTTTGACGTGGGCTTGATTCGGCAGAAGAGCATTATACAAGGACTCGTTCTCTGATGAGCTGAAAGCCGGCCGGCCCCTGCTTTTTCGACTCGATGACaaggaaacaaataagaaaagaagatcaTCTTTTTTGACCGCCTTCAAGTGctgtgggaaaaaataaaaaggaacgcGAGTGGGCCTGGGCCATCTCGGTTGCCTCCACACACTCCTTACAAGCGCATCAAACGGCTTGTCTAAATACGCGACTGTTTCAACAATGGCGTGCCGTTATACACcagttggttggttggtggtAGCTGTTGCTTCGATGAACCGACCCTTCGCTTCCAAGTCGAAGCAGTTTGAACCGGAAACCAGTTGTCCTTCTTCGAGCTGACAGACGCAACACAGCAAGAACGCAGGCACCACGgacgtatatacacacacttgagagagagagagagagagatccgtGATAGTATATATACGTGGCCAGCCACGGAACAGTGTGCAACAGCGCAGCAAAAAgggcaaagagagagagtctaacTTTGAAGTCCTCGAACTTTCGGAAAAACAGGATTGAATCGGTTTGAACTACCGAGCGGGGGCTACGGAAACCAGATCGGCAGCTCTCGGCTTCTGCTGGCGCTGTGAACAGACCAGCAACACACGTTGATACATTAGATATCCTATATATACTGTAgatctccttctctctctctctttctcctgaCTGGGCTGGCTGACAGGCAGgcaggctgctgctgctggcgtcGGGGGCTGCTGAATAAACTGCATGGTCACTATCATATGCTGACTTGAGCTCTTTCTGCCGGGCTATAGCTAGGCTAATAAATAGCAGAAAAACCCTGCAATAGATTGATAGATTATCCATCTCACAGCGTAGAATAAATTGCCCTTTGTGACTTTGGGACAAAATATCCTTTGACCAGGATGCCAAACTTTGCCTGGACTTTTATAAGGCAACAAAGTCTGTCAAACTATCGATTTCTTCCATTTGTTTCCGATAAaagataaatatttgtttgataaaaaggagagagggcCTCTAGTGGCGTGACGTGATGTAGCATCATCACTCGAATATAGTCGAGTGACGAAGCGCGTTCCCGATGTCCGTGCTCCGATTATTCCGTCCGACATGAAAAATTGAGGTTACAGAAGCGATACACGATACAATCACTACAGCACAGCCGTCACATCATGTTTCGTAAATAATTTCTTTGGGTTTTGATTTCAGCCTATACACGCAGACGATAGACATTATAACAGCATCGGCCGCCGCACGAGTATCGCTGATGATGAGTAACTGCCCAAGGTTCTTTCTCTTGTGTTGGGACATTTCCTCTGATTTCTTCCTAGAATCCCTAGAATGTCCCAGAATTTCTAGTCTCGGACGCTGTCGAATAGATCTCGATTGTCGTGTTTTCAAGATCAAGAGCAATATAATGGGCGGCTGACGTAAATAAGTGAACGCGGAGACGACCTTGTCCCGCGCCACCGCTTCCCTTCCGTGAATAATTCAAGTTGAAATCAAGACTCAAGGATTGGCAGATCCTTGAGAGAATATGAACAATCACAGATCTAGATAAAAGCAAATCAATCTGAGCGACTGAACAGCATCAGTAATAAGCAACTGGCGGAGATTGTGTATACATTCATATATTCTCGCATGCTTACGCAATAGAGGCTAAATTCGGCGCTACATTCTGCCCTATTTTTTCGACAGAACTCGGAGAGCGGATCTCTATTTGCGGAACTGATCTCTACATAACGGAATGCCCAAACTGCGGACTTGTGACTCCGAAGGaaaattttgatcttttttttccctttcaatttGAGACTTGGCGTCGCCGATTTCCCGTGAAAAGCATATCCATCACAGCTGATGAGGCGGCAAGGTTGCGCTAAAGCATCGTGATCTTTTTCCAGTTGATTCTTTTTGCGGGAACCAATTTGCATACGGACAGCACGTCCTTGGTACGTCccactaaagaaaaagaaacacaaaaatgaatgGCCAGTTTGATATTCGATGTCCTCGTCAAGGTTTTCTTCTTACACCCTGTCGGCTCTTCTTCTACAAGACAACAACAGAGAACTGAACTGGGGCCGCCACCCATCGTCGTCAGGTGTAAAAATCGGAAAAGGCCAACGCCGTTTAAAACAACAGCCCAGTCATTTCGCACGAACCTCTATTCCTACAAATTCTAGAGAACCCTGTTGTTCACATAAATCTCCGAACATTCACGATGACAGTCACGAAGTAAACGTTAGGGAAATTTCatggccccccccccccaccgcCGCCTGTACAGTCGTTATGGCGGCGTGAAGAATCGACAGGTGTCTGCAAACTTTCTCTGCTCGCGGCTCGCCATCCGTCTGTTTCATTAGTTTGACACCGATTTCCATTTGCGGGCCATATGCTACTGCAGAATTACCTGCCGAAACTCGAATTACCCCCCTATATGTGCCCGTCGATTCGGCTAATCGATCATGATCTAGACATTATGTGACATTGGGAGCTCGCGACTTTTTAAACCTTTTAAAAGAGCCGAATTAGCGAGAAAATCACGATCGGCTAAACATTGACTATTCTCATCATGGACAAAGTCTCTTccataaaatgttaaaataatgGTGCTATCATTTAAATGTAGTGTGAAATCACGAATTCGTGCGCCATTCAATATATTTCAATTCCAATCACGCACACCTTTCTGTGAAAGTGGCAACTCCGACTTGGTCTCTGAAAATTTCGTCTGCTTCGACACGTTTTTGAATACTTTGCCCAACATTTTAAAGCAGCAGTATAAATTATAAACATGTCAGGCAATGAGCTTTTATCCGATCAAGGTTTAAGGATTGATGGCCGAAAACCCAACGAATTGCGCAGGTGGAATAGTTGAATAACATTTCCACATCGTTTATTGAATAACCGATTCTCAACTTTCGTTTCAGGATTCGCTGCTCACTTGGCATTTTCTCTCAAGCTGATGGTTCGGCTTATTTGGAACAAGGAAATACTAAAGTTCTAGCCGCAGTTTACGGACCTCATGAAGCAAGTCACTTAAAACATTCCTTCTATAAccataaaataattgtttgtcATTGCTGTTACAGATTCGGGGTTCAAAATCAAAAGCGTTGCATGACAAAGCATTTGTCAACTGTCAgtacagcacagcaacttttagtatgggagagagaaagcgcAGACCCAGGGGTGATCGTAAAAGCACTGAAATGTCAACACACTTGGAAGAGACCTTTGCTGCCGCTATAAGGACTGAACTGTATCCTAGATCTCAAATTGACATATTTGTAGAGGTAACATATATATTTCGCTTTTCCTTGAACGTTATATGATACGGGTCGTCAAGGTCGAAGCGTAGGCTGAGTTTTTTCTCTAAAACTCTATATTGTTTTAACATGAGATTCGTCCTCGTCATACGAGTGAGTCATATGAGATTATAAATTTATGAAGTCTATTTCCTTCTACAGGTCTTGCAAGCCGATGGGGGAAATTATACAGCGTGCGTCAACGCAGCAATGGTTAATACAATTCCCCTCAAATAATAGAAATTGTTCAAGTTATATAACCATGTAAATCTAATTTTAGATGGCCCTGGTCGATGCCGGCGTTCCTCTGAAAGACACGGTCGTCTCTTGCACTGCCTCTCTAGTTAAGGACGTCCCTCTTGTAGATGTAAATCACGTTGAACAAAGTGGAGGTAGCCCGGAATTGGTCGTTTCCATTCTGCCGCATTCGGGAGAGGTGAGActattaacttttatttttttgtatggcAAATTATAGATGTGTATTATTTCAATCACGGTTTTCAGATAGTTTACATGTCGCTAACTCAACGATTCCATATCGATCACCTCAGCAAAGTTTTGGATACTGCTATCAAAGGATGTAAGGATATTGGTgccattttgaatgaaattatgAAAGGGCATCTAACGAAATTAGACACTTCGTTACAAGCATCTTgagaaccaaaaaataaaaataaatgaatggaatttgaatcacaaaaaaaaaacgatcaattAGTCAATTCCGTGAAATGCCTCGAGATCATCTTCAGATGTGAAGGGCGCATCAATTAGCCTGTAgattagattttaaaaagaaacgttatttaaaaaatcatcgcAGGTAAACTGGAAATGATTCTGATATACTTGATGACTGCTTCACCACACAGGATGCAATCGGCGGCCAAGATGTCGTCCAGATCTTGCAGAAGTTGCTCACGTAAGCCAAGTGAAGATGAAGCGAGTGAAACGGAATCTGCGTCGTTATTGGGCAAGGAGGCCAGTTCCCTTTGGAGATCAGCTACGCGCTCTCTTCGCATTTGGCTCATGGTCGCTAAGACCCGAGGCAGAAGACAATCCCCGTGGAACCGATGGCCGCACGGAAAAAGGTAAGCTGATCGAGTCAAAAGTGGAGATCGACACAAATGACAGTGGTCTCCCGCCTGTACCACGATCGATTTGTGGCGAAACGCTTGAATTTCGTGACGCAAAGCGTCGGCCGCTTTGGTGGCCTCCTCCATCTCTTCTTTGAGGGTGTCCAAGTGGTGACTGTACTCTTGGAGCGATTGGCTGATTGCATCTTTGAAAAGATCGATGGTTGTAAAATCGGGGAAGAAAGGTAGCACGTCCTCTATTTTGAGCAAGTTGCACTGCTGTAAGACGGCCATGGCCCGTTGAATGTCGCGCTCTTTTTCGACCACGTGTCTGGCAATGCGCAGCCAAAGCTTTTTGCGGAGCTCTTCGTTGTCTTCCGGCATATCGGCAGTTTGGCGAGCCAATGCCGCGTCCACTTTGAGGGCCATTTCCACGGCCGGCTGGTAAAGTCCCATGATTCGGTAAAGTAGAACACAAGCTTGCAATTGACTGGTGTCGGCCGCCAAACATAATCTCAATGCTGACTGAGCATCATACGGAACCGTCTTGACATCTTCACctattcaattttgtttttcattcaaacGATAAATggatgttttttaaaaaaatgtttagctgaaatgaaatttttaaaatcgaaaaaacCTTGTCCGTTGAGGTAAGATAAGGTTTTGTCCGGAGCGTATCGGATGTACAAGGAGAAGAGCAGCGTGTGGAGGGAGCGATCCTTGCAATTCAATTCGTAGGCGCAATGCTCAACGAAGCGAATAATTTCTTTGGCTAATCGAGCATCACCGTCGGATAAGGCGGCAAACAGAAGCGGAGTAACTCGAGTCAGTTCCAGTTTGTGGGCTTTGTAGATTAGCATGTCGACCGTTTCTTTGGGCTGCTCTTGGAGCAACACGGGGCAGGCGCTGTAAAGCAATTCAGGATCGGAAGATTCCATCAGGACGTTCAACGCCTCTTTGTAGTTGCGATCGAGTAAATGCTGTTCCATGATCCGATGGCTGTCTTTCAGCTTGCCTGCCAAGTGGAGCAGCACGTCGTGCAATCCGTGACTCGACAGCAAACTGTAGACCGCTCCAAGATTGGATTTGATGCAATCCTGTCACATTTTTAAACGTTTTAGTTAACAAGGAACCACTTTGACACCAAATCCCATTCTCACCATTATGCGCCTTTGTTCGGTAAAGCGATCGAGAGTGTCCCAACTGCTCTGATACTGTGGGCTGTCCGTCTTGATCCCAGCATCTTTGAGAGAGCCTAATTTGCGTAGCATCAACTCTAAAAGCCACAAAACCAACATGGAGAGTTGCATCCGCTGATCTCCTTTCAGTCGGGACGCTTTCTATTTtgtatcaaattgaatttgctttttttaaaaaagaatttctccgGCGCTGTATGCTATAAGGTCGTATACCTCAAGTAAAAACGCCTGGAGGGCATcttcttgtttgatttccaTAAACTTGAGAGCCACTTCTTCGAAGGAAGCTTCGGTCTGGGCGTAAAGTTTAGCTGCCTTTTCGTATCTGTCGTTTTGAAgcaaaatttttatgtttaagtTCTACACACTACTTgaaagaaactcttttttcgGGAACGTACTGGTGTTTACTGAGAAGGTGATGAGCCTGTTGCAAAAGTACTTGCGACTTTTGGCCATTGTTGTTGCCGCAAAATTGCAAGGCCAGGTCAAACTGCTTTTGCTCCATGTACATCTAGAGAccaaacattttgtttcaattgtactgccctttaaaaaaagaaaactatttgATCTGGAATGTACCTGCCAAATATGGCGAGATTCATCAGTGATTGTATAACGGAAGAGAGCGTAGTCAGCGAACGACCACAAAACGGGCCCttgctgatttttcttattccttccATCGCATGTTAATCCTCGAAGCTCTCCGAAACTCTGCgtgatattaaaaaatattcgttgGTTTAAACGACGAATAGATTTTGATGTGTACACGAGAGCGATGTAACCTGATCGTAAGTGTCCTCGTAAACCAGTTGCTGATTAACGGTGCAGATGATGCGCAGACGGTCGTAAAAAACCATGGCTAAATGGAAAGGGGTGAGGGCCACTTCGAGTGGGAATTTGTGATGCCCGCGTTTCTTGCCCATTTCCAACGGTTCAGACGGCGTGTCGGGCAGCGGATAAGGGATCATTCGGTGCTGCGGGCTCAGCACGCCGTCCTTGTCCGATAACTATAGGGTTTCCAATTTATCGATTGCCTAAAACACTTGTTGGAATTTTAATCACACTATCATACCTGCGCTAAAAGCACCCCGTTGCCCGTCATCCAAGCGACTTGTGTCGGCTGGTCGTTGGCCAAACAGAGGCGCAGTCGTGACACGGGGAATTCGCTCGGAATTTCAATGAATTTCTCtgataatttgaaaatgagaaattgatttgaatgaaaatattttgatctaGCGATTCAATTTTTGCTGGGATTTTACCTTTGACGTTGAGATAGGCATTGAAAATCGATTGCAGTAAAGGTCTATCTTCCATCCGATTGACGAGATTGCCTTGAAATTGGTACAGTTTCGTCATGGTGGTTACCAAAACTCCAAAGACGGACTGGCCCTCTACTGCTGAACGCAGTCGAAAATATTCCAAGCCAGTAATCATTGTACCTGTTCCTCTTCCAATATCAAAGACCTGACCCCCCCGGGAAGACATTTTAATCG
Protein-coding sequences here:
- the LOC124195952 gene encoding vacuolar protein sorting-associated protein 18 homolog, which gives rise to MTSILDQYEKASKQAGTTVFINTLLENERPMFAKQKVAYTPQYPVHHMCAQSGRIALVLVNNTLLRIDTQLPDNINELDLNKYLSTGYKIQRLFVDPTGCHILVSAVHKDREKDPEREDNNAEFVYVHATSAKPRQVTKTKGNFITAVGWCISNTSQTTGPILLGTSKGFIYETEINQSGTEVYWKQVFDIGRGTGTMITGLEYFRLRSAVEGQSVFGVLVTTMTKLYQFQGNLVNRMEDRPLLQSIFNAYLNVKEKFIEIPSEFPVSRLRLCLANDQPTQVAWMTGNGVLLAQLSDKDGVLSPQHRMIPYPLPDTPSEPLEMGKKRGHHKFPLEVALTPFHLAMVFYDRLRIICTVNQQLVYEDTYDQSFGELRGLTCDGRNKKNQQGPVLWSFADYALFRYTITDESRHIWQMYMEQKQFDLALQFCGNNNGQKSQVLLQQAHHLLSKHQYEKAAKLYAQTEASFEEVALKFMEIKQEDALQAFLLEKASRLKGDQRMQLSMLVLWLLELMLRKLGSLKDAGIKTDSPQYQSSWDTLDRFTEQRRIMDCIKSNLGAVYSLLSSHGLHDVLLHLAGKLKDSHRIMEQHLLDRNYKEALNVLMESSDPELLYSACPVLLQEQPKETVDMLIYKAHKLELTRVTPLLFAALSDGDARLAKEIIRFVEHCAYELNCKDRSLHTLLFSLYIRYAPDKTLSYLNGQGEDVKTVPYDAQSALRLCLAADTSQLQACVLLYRIMGLYQPAVEMALKVDAALARQTADMPEDNEELRKKLWLRIARHVVEKERDIQRAMAVLQQCNLLKIEDVLPFFPDFTTIDLFKDAISQSLQEYSHHLDTLKEEMEEATKAADALRHEIQAFRHKSIVVQAGDHCHLCRSPLLTRSAYLFPCGHRFHGDCLLPRVLATMSQMRRERVADLQRELASLPNNDADSVSLASSSLGLREQLLQDLDDILAADCILCGEAVIKLIDAPFTSEDDLEAFHGID
- the LOC124195953 gene encoding exosome complex component RRP41-like, which encodes MSGNELLSDQGLRIDGRKPNELRRIRCSLGIFSQADGSAYLEQGNTKVLAAVYGPHEIRGSKSKALHDKAFVNCQYSTATFSMGERKRRPRGDRKSTEMSTHLEETFAAAIRTELYPRSQIDIFVEVLQADGGNYTACVNAAMMALVDAGVPLKDTVVSCTASLVKDVPLVDVNHVEQSGGSPELVVSILPHSGEIVYMSLTQRFHIDHLSKVLDTAIKGCKDIGAILNEIMKGHLTKLDTSLQAS